GCAGCGGAAAGACACCCGTGAACAGGCGCGGCCACGCCAGCCGCGCCGCGCCCAGCTCCAGCTGCCAGCCGCGCCCCGCGAAGTGCCGCTCCCACAGGGCCAGCGCCCGCGGGGTCATCAGTTCCGGGAGCCGCCGGTCCGCCTCCGCCAGCTGCTCACCCAGATCGAAGGGACTGGGGTTGCGCAGCTCGGCGCGCAGCACCGCCCGCACCTCCCCCTGGTACAGCACGTCGTCCACCATCCGCGCAAACAGCGTCCCGGCGTGCCCGGCCCGGTCCGTGACGAGCGCCGCCAGCTTCCCGGACGCCACCGCCGAGCCCAGCGTGTTCCCGGCCGTGTTCCACGCGCTGAACCCCGCCAGATCCGCCAGCGGCAACCCCTGCAGCAGCGTCCACAGCCGCGCCTCGGCCCCGTTCGGGTACGCGATGTCCGCCACACTCACCGCCCGACCGGCCCGCAGGTCAGCCCGCACGGCGTCCACGAAGGCCGGCAGGTGCCGGTGCGGGGTGTCCACCGTCCCGAAATCCGGCTGCCGGTGCGCCTGCCGCACCCCCGGCGTGTTCACCGCCAGCACGAACGCCGCCTCCGCCGGACTGTCCGCCAGCACGCACCCGGCCGCCCGCAGGTGCGCGCGCACCAGTTCCCCCGCCGGGCGGTCCTCGTACAGCAGCTCCGCGCCCGCCCCGCCCACGCCGCTGTAGCGCACCCACACCGGCACCGTCTCCGGGCGCAGCGCGCGGGCCAGCAGCGCGCACGGCACCTCGTCCGCGCCCGGGTACACGTCCAGCCGTTCCCACACGCCCAGTTCGTCCGCGCGCGCCTCCAGCATCCGCCGGTCGAGGGCCGCCAGCCCGTACGGCGTGGTGTCGTCCAGCGTCAGGCACAGGTGCGCCAGCGTCCCGTCGGCCAGCAGGTCCAGCGCCGCCAGGTGCAGCGCCCGGTTCCGCTCGCGCGTGCCCACCCAGTCGGCCAGCACCTCCGCTGGCACGGCCGCCCGCGCCGCCTCCAGCGCCTCCCGGTGCGCCTCGCCGTGCCGGGCATGCCGGTCGAACGCGTCACTGAACGCCCGCAGCTCCCGCCCCCACTGCCCGTAGTACGCCTTCTCCTCGTGCGGATCGTTGTCATGCGCGACCCGCACGATCACCCCGAACGCGTAGATCCGCAGCGCCGGATTCACCGCCCGCACCTCCCGCAACACCGCCAGCCGCGCCAGCGCCACGTCCAGGCCGTCCGTCACGCGCCGCGCCGGAATCATGCCGCCCAGGCACAACGTCTCCAGGCACACGATCAGTGCGTCCGCCCCGGCCGCCCGTTCCAGCAGCCACGTTCGCAGCGCGCCGGTATCGCCCGGCGTGAAGAACGCCGGAAGTGCCCGCGCGGGTGGGACGTCCACGGCCGCACCCGTCATGCGGCCCAGCCCGACCGGCAGGTCCAGCGTGGGAGGGCGGGTGTCCGGCGGGATCAGCAGCACGCGGGTGGTCGTCATGCCCGGCAGGGTAGAGCATTCCGGGCAGGCGGCCCCCCGCACCTGTCCGCCCGGAATCCCTGCCCGTGCCCACGCCCGTCCGTCCGTTTCGCTTCTCCTGCGCGGGGCAGCTCTCCGAGTCGCAACCGCCCGTTTCGTTCACAGATCGGACCACCACCGATCGGTCAACGCCACGTCCGGAACCCGCCCAGCTCCTGCTCGCTCTGCTCCGCAGCTCTCCGAGTCCGTATCAGGTCTGCAGGGGTTTCGGGCGGGTGTCCTTCCAGATGCCGCGGCTGCCTGCCTGCACCGCCCCGGCAGGCCTCACGCCCCGGGACGCCGGCGGGCGCAGCGCAGGTCCGCGTGGAACGCCCATCTCAGCGGTACCTGCTGACGAAGGACGCGACATTCAGCATGCCGCCGCCCAGCTTGCCCTGGAACAGCGGGTCCGGGACCGGCGCGGCCGACGACCGCAGGTTCAGCGCCAGACTGGACGGATTCAGGGTGGCCGCGCGGGTCGACAGGGCCAGCGCCACCGCCCCCGACACGGCCGGCGCGGAGAACGACGTGCCCGACGCGTACGCCAGGCGGCTGTCCGGGTAACTGGTGATCACGCCCTCGCCGGGCGCCACGAGCGTCATGCCCGTCGCGTAGTTCGAGAAGCTCGACTTCTTCCCCGCCAGGGTCGCGCTTCCCACCGCGACCAGGCCGCTGCTGGCCGTGAAGCGGCCGGTGGTCAGGGTCTGCGCCGGGTACACCATGCCCTCCTTGCCGGCGTTCCCGGAGGAGTTCACCACCACCACACCCCGCGCCGTGGCAGCCGCCACGGCCACGTTCAGCGCCTCCGAGTCGGTATCGGACCCCAGCGACAGGTTGATGACCTGCGCGCCCGCCGCCACGGCCCGGTCGATCGCCTGGATGATCCGGGACGTCATGCCGCGCCCCTGCGGATTCAGGACGCGCAGCGGCAGCAGCTGCGCGTTCGGGGCGATCTGCAGCACGATGCCGCCGACGGCCGTGCCGTGCCCGTAGCGGCCCAGCCCCTGCAGCGGCAGCATCTCGTGCGGAGCGGCGTCCCGGTCCACGTAATCCCAGGCGTTCACGCTGTCCACGTGATCGCGGATCAGCGGGTGCGTGGAATCCAGGCCGGTATCCAGGACCGCGACCTTCACGCCGCTCCCGAGTTCCGGAATGAGCTGCTGCGCCGCCGGGAGGTTCAGGGCGTTCCAGTAGGTCTGAACGTTCCCCCAGTCCCTGGAACCCAGGAAGGACTCCCCGCCCGCCCAGTTGGTCGCGCCGCCCGCCCAGTTGGTGCCGCCACTGGCCCAGTTGACGTTACTGAGCCCGCTGGCCAGCCCCTCGGCCTGCGAGACCTGAAGGACATCCAGCTCCGCGTCGGGTTCGACGCTGCCCAGCGTGACACCCAGGGCGCGCAGGGACTGGGTGTCCAGGCTGGCGGTCCGCAGGGTGGCCGGGACCGACAGGACAGCGCTGCCCCGCTCCGGGTGGAAGGTCACGAGCTGCGCGCCGGGCAGTGCGCCCAGCAGCGTCTCCGCCGTCATTTCCGGCGGGACGCGCACCGTGACGAGTTGACCGCCGCTGCGCAGCGCCGCGGGCGCCGGCAGGGTCGCCGCGGGCTGCGGCAGGCGTCCGCAGGAGGCCAGCGACAGCGCGGCCGCCAGCAGGGCCAGTCGGGACAGGAGGGTGGGGGCAGTCTTCATGGGGCCTCCTCCGGCCCCCTCATGGCGCCTGCTGAACGGCAGGTGGGACCGGACTGTCCACCCAGTCTGGGCGTTCATTGTGACGCCCCCGCAACCGCCCGCTGACCCCGTTCAGGCCCCCTGCCGGGGGCAATCCTGACCGGGCATGACCGGCCGGCGGGAACGGGACGTTAAATATTACTGGCGCCGGGAGCCCGGCAGCAGGGGGCGGAGCGGCGCTGCCGGGCGCACCCGCCCGGATGGACCGGTGGCCGCGCAGCCTTCAACCGGCGTGCCGCGCGGCCCACCATTCAACCCGGGTCCGTGTCATACGGACTGCCGTTTGTTTCGTTCACAGATCGGAGCGCCGCCGATCTGTCAACTCCACGTCCGGAGGGGCGCCCAGCTCCTCCTCTGCGGAGCGGCTCTCCGAGTCGCATCCGCTCGGATTGAACCGCTTTGTCAGCCATTCAACCCGGGTCCGTTTCAGTCGCCGGCACCCTCGGGCAGCACGCACACCCGGTTCCTGCCGGAACGTTTCGCGCGGTACAGCTGCTCGTCGGCCAGGGACACCAGCCGCTCATGGTTCGGCACCCGCGGGTTGGTGGCGACGCCCATCGAGAGGGTCACGCTCAGCGCCGGGTGAATCTGGGACCAGTCGTAGGAGTTCACCAGTTCCCGGACCCGCTCGCAGATCCGCTGCCCGTGCTCGGTCGTGGTGTTCGGGAACACGAACAGGAACTCCTCGCCCCCGTACCGGCCCACGCTGTCCGACGGCCGAACCGCGCTCTGGAACAGCGCCGCGACCGTCCGCAGCACCTGATCACCCACCAGGTGCGAGAACTGGTCGTTCACCTGCTTGAAATGGTCGATGTCGGCCATCGCCACGCACAGCGGCGCGTGCGTCAGGCGTCCGTGCAGGAACTCGTGCTGCAACACGCCCTCCACGTGCCGCCGGTTGAACAGCCCGGTCAGGCCGTCCTCGGACAGCTGCCGTTCCAGCAGACGCGACTGCTCTTCGAGCATGTTCACCAGCCCGCTCTTCTCGGTGTTCACGCGTTCCAGCGCCTCGTTGGCGGTGGCCAGCTCGATGGTTCGCAGGCGGTAGATCTGCGCCTCGGACTTCACGCGTTCCACCTCCAGCTGGGTCATCAGTGCCCGGGTCTTGAGCGCGGACGCCAGGTCGTGAATCTCCCGTTCCACGTCATGATGCCGGCGGTACAGGTCCAGCGCCGTCTGCGGGTCGCCCTCGGCGGCGCTCAGTTCGGACAGCTGAAGGAACGTCTGCATGATGATGTCCCGCGCGCTGATCGGCCCGGCCAGTTCCAGCGCCCGGCCGTAACAGGCGCGCGCCTCCGTGAACTGCCCGTCACGGTGCAGCAGGCGGCCCAGCTCGAAGTGATGTCCGGCCTCCTGCAGGGTCAGGTCGTGCTGCTGGGCTTCCTCGATCGCCTGCCGGACCAGGCGGATGCCGCGCGGCATGTCTCCGAGCTGCGCGGTGGCCCGCCCGAATGTCGTGCGGGCGTTGTTCATGACCGCCACGTTCCCGGCCTGCTCGGCGTACAGCAGCGCGGCCTGCGCGCACTCGGCGGCCAGTTCAGGGTCGCCCAGGTCGAAGGCGACGGTCGCCTGCATGCTGGTCGCGAAGGCCAGCCCGCTCACGTGATCCAGGGACCGGTACAGTTTCAGGCCCTCCTGCACGAGTTCCATGGCCTTGTGAAGGTCGCGGGCGTGGTAGTAGAGGTTCGAGAGGTTGTGCAGGGCGTGTGCCTCGCGCAGGTGGTCGCGTGCCTCGCGGGCGATGCGCAGCACCACGGCGAGATGATCGGCCGCCCGGTCGTACTCCTGCAGGTTCGAGTACACGGCCGCCATGAAGTTCGCGCAGTCCGCCTGCAGCGCCCGGTCGTCACACAGGATGCCGGTGTCCATGCCCTGCGAGAGGTGCGAGAGTGCGTCCTCGTACGCGCCCGCCATGAAGCAGTAGAAGCCGCTGGTGCGCTGCGCCCGGCCCAGCGTCAGGTCGTCGCCGCTGCGGCGCGCGAGTTCCAGGGCGCGCGGCGCGATCAACGCTCCCCGTTTCGGGTCGCTCTGCCGCAGGTTCCAGGCCTGTTCAGTCAGTGCCTGCGCCTCGTCGCGCGCCGCCACGTCCAGCTGGGGGCTGGGTGGGGCCGGGTGCAGGTCCGGATGCATGCGCGGCGCGAGCAGCGGTTGCAGGGTCGGCTGGTTGCTGGTCACCATCCGCACCAGCCGCTCGACGATGTCCGGGTCGAACTGCGTGCCGCTGCCGCGCTGCATCTCCTCGAGCGCCTCCGGGACGGTCCAGGCTTCCTTGTACGGCCGTTCGGAGGTCAGGGCGTCGAACACGTCCGCGACCGCCACGATCCGGCCCGAGATGGGAATGCCGCTGCCACGCAGGCCGCGCGGGTAGCCGCGCCCGTCCCAGCGTTCGTGGTGGGTGCGGGCGATCTCCTCGGCCATGCGCAGCAGCCGGGAGGTGCTGCCCTCCAGGACCTTCGCGCCGATCACCGTGTGCAGCTTCATGCGCTCGAACTCATCCGGCGTGTACGGACTGGTCTTGAGCAGGATGTCGTCCCCGACGCCGATCTTCCCGATGTCGTGCAGGCGCGCCGCCCAGCGGATCAGGTCCACCTCCTCGGGCGGCAGACCCAGCATCTGCGCGAGTTGCGCGCTGAGCTCCCCGACCCGGCGGGTGTGCTGCCCGGTGCGGTCGTCGCGGTACTCGGCTGCCATGCCCAGGCGGGTGACGATCTCGATCTGCACGGCCTCCAGCTCGGCGGTGCGGACCCGCACGGTCTCCTCGGCCTGCAGCCGCGCCTGCTGGGCGGCCTCGGTCAGCTGCCGGTAGGTGTCGGCCTCGCGCCGGGCGCGTTCCGCCTCGAACTGACTGCGCAGTGACTGCACCTGCCGCTCGCTGTCCTCGCTGAACACCTGCCGTTCCAGTTCCCGCAGGTCCCGCAGGAACGGGTAGGCCCGCGCGGGCTGCCCGGCCGCCTCCAGTCCCTCGACCAGCGCGGTCAGGATCGTCCGGACCGAGGCGTTCAGGTGATGGCCCCGCGCCTCCGCGAGGGCGGCACTCAGCTGGGCGAGCGCGCCGTCCGTGTCGGCGCGGCTGAACGCGGCGCGGCCCAGGCTGAGCAGGGCGTTCACCCGGCCCTGAACGTCCCCGGTATCGACCGCCCAGTACAGCGATTGACTGAACATGCCGGTCGCCTGCTCCGGCTGCCCCAACTCCAGGTACACCTGCCCGAGGTTGTCGAACAGGTCGATCAGGTGCTGCGTCTCGCCGTGCGCCCGCGCCAGCTCGATGGCGCCGCGCAGGGTCTCCTCGGCCAGGGCCGTCTCGCGCAGGTCCTTGTGGACCAGCCCCAGGATGCCCAGCGCCGCGAGTTCCGTCTGCCGGTCCCCGCAGCGGCGCGCGACCTCCAGGCCCGGGTTCAGGAAGGTCAGCGCGTGGGCCGGTTCTCCCATCAGCAGGAACGAGTGCGCGATGTTCACGTTGCACGCGCCCCGCAGTTCGAGCGGCAGTTCCTGGTACTGCTCGCACAGCTGCTGGCACCCGTGCAGGGCGGCCAGCGCGTCGGCGTGCGCGCCCAGGTTGGCGTGCAGCATCCCGATGTTGTTCAGGCAGTGCGCCTGCCCGGCGCGGTCGCCCCGCCGGGCCCGCAGGTCCAGTTCCCGCTGCTGGCACTCCACGGCCAGCCTGAGCTGCCCGCTGCGCTGCGCGGCCAGCGCCATCAGGCTCAGCGCCTCGATCTCGGCCTCCTCATGCTCGGCGGCGCGGGCGGCGTTCACGTAATCCCCGGCGGCAGACAGCAGCCGCGCGGCCGCGTCGGGCGTGGCATGCGCCAGGAGCGTCTCGCAGTGCGCGGCGTGCCAGGTCAGGTCGGTCGGCCCGGCCGGGTGGGCGGGAACGCCGTTGGGCCTATCCATCGGCCGGCCGGTGCGTTGCCGCAGGGGGGAAGGGGGGACGGGCGGGCGGGGCGGCGCTCAGGCGGTCCAGCGCCAGCCGCAGCAGGTCCGAGCTGTCCTGGGCGTCGTCCGGGCACACGACCAGCGACGTGTACAGGTCCAGCGGGACGGGCGCGCTGCGGCGCAGCTCCGCGAGGGCCAGACCGCTGCGCTCCTGCCAGCCGCGCAGCGCCGCGGGCTGCCCGGCCGGCGGGAGGCGCAGCAGCAGCGCGAAGGTCGCGCCGTTCAGGCGGTAGGCGCGGTCCTCGCGGCGGGTCGCGCCGCCCAGCGTCCGGGCCAGCCTGGAGATCAGGTCGTTCCCGCCCGCGTACCCGGCCGTGGCATTCAGGTACCGGATGTTCCCCAGGTCCACCAGCGCCACCGCGAAGGCCGTGCCGTGACGGGCGGCGTAGGCCACCTCGGTACTCAAGTCGCCCAGGAACGCCTGCCGGTTGCCCAGCCCGGTGGACTCGTCCGTCAGGGCCGAGCGTTCCAGCGCACTGACCAGCACGCTCTGCGCCAGGGCCAGGGCCACGCAGCGGGCCGCCACGACCAGCAGGGTGCTCGCCTCCCGCGGCGTTTCGGTTTCCCGGCCGGTCCCGGCCGGTACGTCTGTCGCCCGCGGCAGCAGCGTGAAGGGCCGCAGCGTGAGCACCTGCCCGGCCGCCTCGACGCGCAGGGCCGCGTCGGCCGGACCGCCGGCCGGACATGGAACGGGCAGGCCGGTCCGGTGCAGGCACGCGGCGGGGGGGGCGGCCGGCGACGGGTACCAGGCGGCGCAGGCGTCGGCGCGGGCCAGTTCGGCCAGCAGGGGCAGGCTGGCGCCCAGGATGGCCGGCACGCTGCGGGCGTCCTCCAGCGCGTGCGTCAGGTGCAGCAGGGCCTCGCTGTCCTGGCGCGCCTGCAGGGCCTGGCGTTGCAGGGTCTCGACCTGCCGGGTCAGGGCCGCCCAGGCGTCCGCGCCTGCGTCCGGGTGCGGGGGGGCCATGCCGGGCAGCGTGTCCGGCGGGGCGCAGCGGTACCCGGCGCCGCGCACCGTCTCGATGCGGCTGCCCGGCACCTTGCGGCGCACGCGGTTCACGTAGGCGTCCACGACCCGTTCGTCCCCGCCGAAGGCCAGTCCCCAGATGCGTTCCAGAATCTCGGAGCGGGAGTACAGCCGGCCGGGCTGGCCGCTCAGCAGGTCGAACAGCGCCAGTTCACGCGCCGTGAGGGACGGGGATTCGGTGCGGTGGTCCGCCGCGGGCCCCGCCGGGCCCGGCTCCGGGAACGGGTCCGCTGCAGACGCACCCTGCCGGTACGGGTGGTTCATACCTGGGCATGATTCCAGAAGCCCGCTTACAGAAACCTCTCATCCTGAATCCCGGTCAGTTCCTTCGGTCAGGAACGCCAGCGTCGCGTCCCGCATGAACCGGCTCGTGTAGTGGCCTACCCCCGCGAAGGTCTGCTCCTGGAACAGGTCGGGCCGCCCGGCGAACGCCGCCCGGTACGCCGCGGCCGTGGGCGCATGATGCGCCGCCAGGGGAAAGGTCGGGTCGGCCTCACCGCTCGCCAGCAGCAGCGGCGTGACCGGCAACTCTGCCACGTGCGTCACCGGCCGGTGGGCGTCCAGGAAGGCCTGCAGGTGCGGCGCGCGGACCTCCGGCTCCTGCCACACGCCGGACGTGATCAGCGCCGCCGTCCGCGCCACCGGGAAGCCCGCGTCCGGCAGCGTGCGCCGCAGCGTCTGCACCACGTACCCGCCCATGCTGGACCCCACCAGCCACAGCGGCGCGCTCCTGAAATCTGGCCCGAATTCCGCGCTGAACTCTGCGTGCAGCGCCTCCAGGAGGGCCGGAGCCTCGGCCACCGTGCGGCGCACGCTCTCCCACACGTACTCGCGGGCATTCAGACCCGGTGGGGTGTCGCCCTGCCGCTCGCCGTGCAGCGCCGCGTCCGGCAGCAGCACCGCCGCGCCGCTCCCTCCCGCACGGCCCGCCGCCAGGGCCGCGTACACGCCCAGCTTGCCCTCCTTGGCCGCCCAGGCCCCGTGATACACCACGCACACCGCCGTGACCGCCTGACCCTCGGGCGGCAGTTCCAGCAGGCACGGCACGCCCGCCAGGACCCGGCGCACCACCCGGTACGGCCGCCCCCCGGCCAGCGGGGCCGCGTGCGGGTCGCCCGGGTCGAACGCGCGGGTCACGCGCCCACCCGGACCGCCGGACCATCCGGGCACGTGGCCCACACGTCCGGGTTGCGCAGCGCCGCCCAGTCCCCGAAGCCCAGACCCAGCGCCAGGGCCAGCAGGTTCCCGTGCGTGACCACGACCGTCACGCCTGCCGGGTCGCGCGCATCCGCCAGAGCCGCCTGAATGCGGGCGCGGGCCGCCGCGCCGGACTCGCCGCCCGGCAGGCACAGGGTGTCGTCTGCAAAACTCTCCCGCAGCCGCTCGCGCCAGTCGGCGCGGGATGCGCCGCTCAGGACCCGCTCGGTCAGGCGCTCATCCGTCGTGACGGGCAGCCCCAGCCGATCTGCCAGCGGACGCGCCGTCGCCGCCGCCCGCACCCACGGACTGCTGACGACCCGCGTGACGCCCAGCCCGGCCAGCGAACTGGCCAGGGCCTGCGCCGCCGCCTCACCGTCCGGGGTCAGCGGGGCGTGCGGTTCCTGCCCGGTCGCCCGCGCATGCCGCACCAGCAGCAGCGTTCCCGGCTTCACTTCAGGGCTGCCCGTCATACGTTCCCTCCCCGCGCGCGCATCTCGGCCCGCAGGGCCTGCACGTCCACCGCCCGCACCTGCCCCGCGTGATCCCGCGCCGCCCAGGCCGCCGCGATCCCGGCCGCCTCGCCCATCGTGTGGCAGTTCTGCTGCACGCGAATCGCGGACTGCGCCTCGAAGGTACTGCTCGCCGCGCGGCCCGGCACGAGCAGGTTCACCACGCCGCGCGGCACCAGCGCCCGGAACGGAATCTCGTGGTACGCGTCCGGCGCGAAGTACGGCGCGCTGCCCTCCCGCTCGTGCAGCAGCCGCGCGCCCCCCTTCACCGAGTGGATGTCCACCGGGTAGTGATTCCGGCAGATGGAATCCTCGAAGCGCGCGCAGTCCAGAATGTCCGTCACGCCCAGCGTGTACTCGCCCTCGATGCGCCGCGTCTCACGTACGCCCACCATCGGCGCGACCACCCCCACGAACGCGTTCTCGCAGCCCGGCAGGAAGCGGCGGCAGAAGTCCGTCAGGCGCGTCACGGCCGCCCTCCCGTCCAGCTGCGCCTCGCTGAGCTGCCAGGGGTCCGCGCCGTCGTTCAGGTCCGCCCGGATGCGGGGGCAGTTGAAACTCAACTCTCCGGGCCGCCCCGGCACGCTGAACGCCTGGAAGTAATCCCCGTCCCGTTCCAGCAGCACCCCGTCCGCCACCGCCTGCCGGAACAGGCCCTCCAGCGAACTGCGGCGCCCCCAGACCATCCAGAAATGCAGGAACTCCGGCGCGTCCTGCGGTTGCCCCGCCCCGTTCAGGAAGTCACGCAGCCGCCCCGTATCCACGCCCGCCAGCGAGAACCGCAGACTCATGGCCTGATGCACCCCGTCCCCATCACCCGCCTGGAACGGCACGCCCGCCGCCGCCGCCACGTCCGCGTCGCCGGTCGCGTCGATGAACACCCGCGCCCGCAGCGCCTGCAGGCCCCCCTTGTTGTGCACGACCAGCGCCCCGATCCTGTCGCCGTCCATGACGGGCTGCACCACCTGCGTATGAAACAGCACCTCCGCCCCCGCGTCGGCCAGCAGGTCATCCAGCACGAACTTCAGGCCCTCCGGATTGAACCAGTTGTCGTTCCCGTGCGCGTCCACCGCGCCGTCCCCCCGCGCCCGCAGGCGCGCCTTGATCTCGTCCGTCAGGCCCAGGTTCAGGTTCTGCCCGCCCGACACGTTCCGCATCAGCGGCGTCACCCACGCGTTCGTGCCCGTGCCGCCCAGGCTGCCCTGCGCCTCCACGACCAGCACCCGCGCGCCCGACCGGGCCGCCGCGACCCCCGCGACCGCCCCGGCCGTCCCACCCCCCGCCACGATCACGTCCCATTCGCGGCCCAGCGTCCGGTAGGGGAGGGTGCCGCCTGTCGCGGCGCCGTTCACGCGCCCTGCCTGCCGTGAGTCCATCAGCCTTTCACCGCACCTTCCAGGCCTTTCATGAAGTACCGCTGGCCGGTCAGGAACACGATCAGGATCGGGATGATCGTGATCACGGCTCCGGCCATGACGGCGCGGCTGTTCGTGCTGAAGGTGCTGCTGAGTTCCAGCAGGCCCGCCGAGAGGGGCAGCATGTTCTTGTCGGGCAGCATGATCCGCGCCCACAGGAACGAGTTCCAGTACGCCACGAATTCCAGGATGGCGAAGGCCACGATGGTGGGGAGCGCCAGCGGCAGCATGATGCGTCGCCAGATGGTCAGTTCGCGCGCCCCGTCGATGCGGGCGGCCTCGATCAGTTCCTGCGGGACGCCCAGGTACGCCTGCCGCAGCAGGAACAGCCCGATGATGCTGGCCGCGCCCGGCAGGACCACCGCGAGGTACTGACGGACCGCGTCAATGACCGGGTTGGTCTGTTGCAGCAGGCCCAGTTTGATGGTCGTGATGTAGTTGACGATCAGGCCCGCCTCGTTCGGCAGGACCATCAGGATCAGGATCGCGTAGAAGATCAGGTCCCGGCCCGGAAAGCGCATCTTGGCGAGCGGGTACGCGGCCAGGGTGGCCAGGGTGGTCGTGATGGTCACGCCCAGCACGCAGATGACCAGCGAGTTCAGGATCAGGCGCCAGAAGGGCACGGTCGTCCCGCTGAACACCTCGGCGTAGTTGCGCAGGGACACGCCTCTGGGCAGGATCTTCGCCTCGTAGATGTTCCCGGTCGGTTCGAACGACGTGATCAGCGTCCAGTAGAACGGGTAGAGCATGATCAGCGCGATCACGATCAGCACCGCGTACGCCAGGACGTTCTGCACGCGCTGCCGGGCCACGCGGCGCGACCTGAGCTGCGCGGCCAGCCGGGCGTGCTCCTCGGCGCTCATGGGGGCGGTCGCGGCGGGCAGGGGGGAGGTCAGGTCAGGCATCGACTTTTCCTCCGCGCGTCAGTTTGAAGTTGATCAGGCCGAACAGGATGCTGATCACCGCGATGATGATCCCGGCCGCCGCCGCCAGCCCGTACTGGAAGTCCACGAACGCCCGCGAGTACGTGTAGAACAGCGCCGAGTACGTACTGCCGGCCGGGCCGCCCTGCGTCATCACGTAGATCTCCTCGAACACCTTGATGGCGCTGATGGTGGACATCAGGCTGCACACCAGAATCGTGGGCCGCAGCCCCGGCAGCGTGATGTTCCAGAACACCTGCGTGCGGGTCGCGCCGTCGATGGTGGCCGCTTCCTCCAGCTCCGGGCTGATGCCCTGCAATCCCGCGAGGTACAGCACCATGTAGTACCCGATGCCCTTCCAGAGCGTCACGAACATCACCGCGTACAGCGCCGTGGCCGGGTTGTTCAGGAAACTGCCGTTCTGCGGCAGGCCCAGGAATCCCAGCACCGCCGTGACCGGCCCGCCCTGCTGGTACATCCAGTTCCAGATCAGGCCCACCACTGCGAAGCTCGTCACGACCGGCACGTAGTACGCCGTGCGGAAAAACCCGATGCCTTTCAGGGGCCGGTTCACCAGCAGCGCCACCAGAATCGCGATGATCTGAATGACCGGCACGACCAGGATGTACTTCAGGCTGTTGCGCAGCCCCGACCAGAACTGCCCGTCGGCAAAGAGTTCCCGGAAGTTCGCCAGACCCACCCACTGCGGCGGCGAGATGATGTTGTACTTCGTGAACGCCAGGTACGTC
The Deinococcus depolymerans genome window above contains:
- a CDS encoding sugar ABC transporter permease, yielding MTSTQRRVSRRAQHKLGGTGARVTARNTLIAYTFMLPFLILLVVYHTWPVIFGTYLAFTKYNIISPPQWVGLANFRELFADGQFWSGLRNSLKYILVVPVIQIIAILVALLVNRPLKGIGFFRTAYYVPVVTSFAVVGLIWNWMYQQGGPVTAVLGFLGLPQNGSFLNNPATALYAVMFVTLWKGIGYYMVLYLAGLQGISPELEEAATIDGATRTQVFWNITLPGLRPTILVCSLMSTISAIKVFEEIYVMTQGGPAGSTYSALFYTYSRAFVDFQYGLAAAAGIIIAVISILFGLINFKLTRGGKVDA
- a CDS encoding histidine phosphatase family protein codes for the protein MTGSPEVKPGTLLLVRHARATGQEPHAPLTPDGEAAAQALASSLAGLGVTRVVSSPWVRAAATARPLADRLGLPVTTDERLTERVLSGASRADWRERLRESFADDTLCLPGGESGAAARARIQAALADARDPAGVTVVVTHGNLLALALGLGFGDWAALRNPDVWATCPDGPAVRVGA
- a CDS encoding FAD-dependent oxidoreductase, translated to MDSRQAGRVNGAATGGTLPYRTLGREWDVIVAGGGTAGAVAGVAAARSGARVLVVEAQGSLGGTGTNAWVTPLMRNVSGGQNLNLGLTDEIKARLRARGDGAVDAHGNDNWFNPEGLKFVLDDLLADAGAEVLFHTQVVQPVMDGDRIGALVVHNKGGLQALRARVFIDATGDADVAAAAGVPFQAGDGDGVHQAMSLRFSLAGVDTGRLRDFLNGAGQPQDAPEFLHFWMVWGRRSSLEGLFRQAVADGVLLERDGDYFQAFSVPGRPGELSFNCPRIRADLNDGADPWQLSEAQLDGRAAVTRLTDFCRRFLPGCENAFVGVVAPMVGVRETRRIEGEYTLGVTDILDCARFEDSICRNHYPVDIHSVKGGARLLHEREGSAPYFAPDAYHEIPFRALVPRGVVNLLVPGRAASSTFEAQSAIRVQQNCHTMGEAAGIAAAWAARDHAGQVRAVDVQALRAEMRARGGNV
- a CDS encoding carbohydrate ABC transporter permease, producing the protein MPDLTSPLPAATAPMSAEEHARLAAQLRSRRVARQRVQNVLAYAVLIVIALIMLYPFYWTLITSFEPTGNIYEAKILPRGVSLRNYAEVFSGTTVPFWRLILNSLVICVLGVTITTTLATLAAYPLAKMRFPGRDLIFYAILILMVLPNEAGLIVNYITTIKLGLLQQTNPVIDAVRQYLAVVLPGAASIIGLFLLRQAYLGVPQELIEAARIDGARELTIWRRIMLPLALPTIVAFAILEFVAYWNSFLWARIMLPDKNMLPLSAGLLELSSTFSTNSRAVMAGAVITIIPILIVFLTGQRYFMKGLEGAVKG